The region GAACAAACTTTGCACATAGGTTCGAAGTTTGCATTCGGAAAAAATGTTTACTATGAATTATATCTTTTTAATGAGAACATGAGTTTCCCATTTCTATTGCTTATAAATAATAAGGGAGGAGCTTTGTTTATTGAACTGTAATGATTTAGGAATTTACATACATATCCCTTTTTGTACAAAGCGGTGTTTATACTGTGATTATACCTCATTTACGAATTTAGAGTTAATAGAAAAGTACTTCGATACTTTAAAAAAAGAAATAATTTTAAAAAGTAGGGAATCTAAAAGTTTCAAAATTAAAACTATTTACTTAGGTGGAGGAACTCCATCTATCATTAAAACTGATCTCATCGAAGATATTTTCTTTACTTTACTCAACAATTATGATATTAATTCTTTAGAAGAATTTACTATAGAAGTAAATCCAGAGAGCGTAAGAGAAGACAAGCTAAGTTTTTACAAGAGTATTGGCATCAATCGTATTTCAATTGGTTTTCAAAGCACGACAAATGAAATATTAAAAAAGGTTGGAAGAATACATAGATTTGAAGAAGAGATACGTGCTTTCTCCCTTTTAAAAAAATACTTTGATAATATTAATGTGGATTTTATTCTTGGTTTACCAGGTGAAAATACAAATACAGTAGCTAAAAATCTAGAATTCATACAAAACTTTCAACCATCTCATATTTCATATTACTTATTTGATGCTTCTCATGATACACCTTTAAAATTCTTACTTAATGACGGTAAAATGTATCTACCAGACGAAGATTTTTTAGCAGGTCAACTTGATTTGATTGATAATTTTTTGAAAAACATTAACTATAAACATTATGAAATTTCCAGTTGGGCCTTGTTAAGTAAAGAATCTATGCATAACAAATTATACTGGCACAACTTAAATTATCAGGGATTTGGTATTTCAGCTGGGGGACATGTAAATAATTTTCGGTATGTTAATACCTCCTCAATAAATAACTACATAAAATATATAAATGAAGGGGTATTCCCTTACGAATACCAAAACTCAAATGATTCATTTCATGAACTAATAGAAACACTGTTCATGGGTCTAAGACTATTAGATGGTATAAACTATGTTTCATTAGTCAATAGGTTTGGAAAAACACTAACAGACAAAGTTATAGATAACTTGAAAAAAAATGTAGAGAATTACATATGTATAAAAGATAATCACATTAAATTATCAAAAAAAGGTTTAGATTATTCGAGATATGTCTTCGAAAAATTATTAGATATCACTTATTAAAAATGTAGGTACTAAATCAAGTTTTTTAAATTGCCGTAGCCTATAAGAATTAGCGACTTTAGAAATGAAGATTTTCTAAAAATTGAATTTTTGAATTTATAACGGGTTCAGGGTGGAGACCTCCACCCTTTCCTAACTACAAGTACCAAAAAGTTTAAAAAATTAAGAGTAGTGAGTAGTAGAACTGTGGAAGTATTTTGTAAAAAATCAAATCTAAAAAATACATATAATAAGAATTTTGGAATTTC is a window of Defluviitoga tunisiensis DNA encoding:
- the hemW gene encoding radical SAM family heme chaperone HemW, producing MNCNDLGIYIHIPFCTKRCLYCDYTSFTNLELIEKYFDTLKKEIILKSRESKSFKIKTIYLGGGTPSIIKTDLIEDIFFTLLNNYDINSLEEFTIEVNPESVREDKLSFYKSIGINRISIGFQSTTNEILKKVGRIHRFEEEIRAFSLLKKYFDNINVDFILGLPGENTNTVAKNLEFIQNFQPSHISYYLFDASHDTPLKFLLNDGKMYLPDEDFLAGQLDLIDNFLKNINYKHYEISSWALLSKESMHNKLYWHNLNYQGFGISAGGHVNNFRYVNTSSINNYIKYINEGVFPYEYQNSNDSFHELIETLFMGLRLLDGINYVSLVNRFGKTLTDKVIDNLKKNVENYICIKDNHIKLSKKGLDYSRYVFEKLLDITY